The DNA window ACTCAGAACAATTGATTTTTTCAGATGAAGTCTTTAACGACCTTCATTACGAACAGACAATAGCAATGTGGACAATGCTTTTGAGCCGTAGCACCGATATAAAAATAGAATTTGGAGAAGTCAAGGCTACTGAACAATCAGGAACAGCTGTTTGGCAAGCTCAATATACGTTTTCACCTACCGGAAGAAAAGTGGTGAATATAATTCATGCGAGCTTTAAATTTGGGGAAGGTAAGATCATCCATCATTTGGATCATTTTAATTTTTATGCCTGGGCAAGACAGGCATTTGGTTGGAAAGGAGTTTTGCTAGGTTGGATGCCTTTTTTTAGAAAGAAAGTTCAGCGTTCAGCCAGAAAATCACTAGAAAATTTTATGCGTAAAATCGGGTAAAAAAAAAGCCCCGATTCCTCGAGGCTTTTAATATTTATAAAAACTAATATTAGAGTAATTTTTTAATTTCTTCTTCCAGATTATCTCTCGGGTCGATGGCGGCAATTTTACCGTCCCTGTCAACCAGGAAAGTTTTTGGAATGGCCCTGACACCATAGCTTCCAGCTGGAGCGCACTCCCATTTTTTAAGATCACTTACGTGTGTATCCCAACTCAATCCATCTTTTTCAATGGCTCCTACCCAGGCATCTTTTGCCCTCTTGGTAAATTCCTGAATCTGAGCTTCGTCTCCCAACTGCGATTTCGTTCTGCTGTCCACACCATCCAAGGAGACACTGTAAACTGTAAATCCTTTAGCCTTGTATCTATTGTAAACATCCACTACATGAGGATTTGCTCTTCTACATGGTCCGCACCAGCTTGCCCAGAAGTCTATCAAAACTACTTTACCTTTTAAGTCAGATAATTTGT is part of the Candidatus Vicinibacter affinis genome and encodes:
- a CDS encoding nuclear transport factor 2 family protein, with translation MESNTAIIHSFYTALKSKEFESLKLLYSEQLIFSDEVFNDLHYEQTIAMWTMLLSRSTDIKIEFGEVKATEQSGTAVWQAQYTFSPTGRKVVNIIHASFKFGEGKIIHHLDHFNFYAWARQAFGWKGVLLGWMPFFRKKVQRSARKSLENFMRKIG